Proteins encoded in a region of the Vicia villosa cultivar HV-30 ecotype Madison, WI linkage group LG5, Vvil1.0, whole genome shotgun sequence genome:
- the LOC131605512 gene encoding uncharacterized protein LOC131605512 — translation MVAIEESKDLSEMKLEELKASLEAHEMRLEKRDLEKDYYYNKNNDEYQGVALFSHDGSSEFDDVILMDATHLASEKVNVWYLDTSCNNDIIGNKNWVVKVDELVRRLLCFGDNNMVTLEGMSNIGVENKDDHEAIISDVSFVPSMASNLITLGLLLDKNYTTKL, via the exons ATGGTGGCAATTGAAGAATCTAAAGACTTGTCGGAGATGAAGCTTGAAGAATTAAAAgcatctcttgaggcacatgagATGAGGCTGGAGAAAAGAGATTTAGAAAAAG ACTACTACTACAACAAGAACAATGATGAATACCAGGGTGTGGCTCTATTTTCTCATGATGGTAGCAGTGAATTTGATGATGTTATCTTGATGGATGCAACACATTTGGCTTCAGAGAAAGTAAATGTGTGGTACCTCGATACAAGTTGTAACAACGATATAATTGGTAACAAGAACTGGGTTGTCAAGGTGGATGAATTAGTTAGAAGATTACTTTGTTTTGGAGACAACAACATGGTGACATTGGAAGGAATGTCCAACATCGGGGTGGAAAATAAGGATGACCATGAAGCTATCATCAGTGATGTATCATTTGTTCCCTCAATGGCAAGTAACTTGATCACTTTGGGTCTATTACTTGACAAGAATTATACAACGAAGCTGTAA